The Humulus lupulus chromosome 4, drHumLupu1.1, whole genome shotgun sequence genome has a window encoding:
- the LOC133831739 gene encoding NADH dehydrogenase [ubiquinone] 1 beta subcomplex subunit 10-A-like — protein sequence MGRKKGVEFDESPPDDFDAENPYKDPVAMLEMREHIVREKWIDIEKAKIIREKLKWCYRVEGINHLQKCRHLVQQYLDSTRGIGWGKDGRHPAQHGPKVVAEAEEVE from the exons ATGGGGAGAAAGAAGGGAGTAGAGTTCGATGAGTCGCCGCCGGATGACTTCGATGCGGAGAATCCGTACAAGGACCCAGTGGCCATGCTGGAGATGAGGGAGCACATCGTCAGGGAGAAGTGGATCGATATCGAGAAAGCAAAGATTATCAGAGAAAAGCTAAAATGGTGTTACCGCGTCGAAGGCATCAATCACCTCCAGAAGTGTCGCCATCTCGTCCAACAGTACCTTGACTCCACCCGCGGCATCGGCTGGGGCAAGGACGGCCGTCATCCCGCTCAACACG GTCCCAAGGTTGTGGCAGAGGCAGAGGAGGTTGAGTGA
- the LOC133829553 gene encoding uncharacterized protein LOC133829553: protein MSRTLRSARDRLDRIGKSDRVRDAMVEAEDMGADQVLNRTLNEISSALLSALTARTRIQASIEQAKAKATERHHVKAAEELSAAEAKHAKELEALARERDAAVTKLSEAEAAKDAAVKLRQQYRDSNQTHLREIKHFGETLKSKDEAIVTLEGKVKQLELDNSKNLEKYKRTTLRCFYNF, encoded by the exons atgagccgcacccttcgatcagccagggatcgcctCGACCGCATTGGAAAAAGCGACCGTGTCagagatgcaatggtcgaggctgaagACATGGGGGCTGACCAGGTTCTGAACAGGACCTTGAATGAGATTTCCAGC gccttgctgtctgccctcactgctcgtacccgcatccaagcttccatcgagcaggccaaagcaaaggccactgagaggcatcacgtgaaggcagctgaggagctttcggctgcagaggctaagcacgccaaggagttggaagCACTGGCTCGggagagggatgctgcggtgaccaaactgtcagaAGCTGAAGCCGCAAAGGACGCCGCAGTAAAGTTGAGGCAGCAGTACCGAGACTCCAATCAAACCCACcttcgcgagatcaagcattttggagagacactcaagtccaaggacgaggctattgtcactcttgaaggtaaggtgaagcagctggagcttgataactccaagaatctggaaaagtacaagaggacgacactccgatgtttctacaacttttag
- the LOC133831740 gene encoding LOB domain-containing protein 40-like produces the protein MRLSCNGCRILRRGCAKSCSIRPCLDWIKSSESQSNATLFLAKFYGRAGLINLLNAGPLHRRPEIFKSLLYEACGRIVNPVGGSTGLVQSGSWYLCEAAVEAVLRGEPITPVSAELAPGSSSVSGDIRHAAKRDGSVIRKVQSRRRLKRKVAKVEVQSETEFGTESAQLVLSGPPVSHDSEGTRQLLSPGADSGEEDSGSVALAVKPKLGGVELELTLGWAMWTFDKSERSEEEDAN, from the exons ATGCGATTAAGCTGCAATGGCTGTCGAATCCTCCGACGAGGCTGCGCCAAGAGCTGCTCCATCAGACCCTGCCTCGACTGGATCAAATCCTCCGAATCCCAATCCAACGCCACTCTCTTCCTCGCCAAATTCTACGGCCGCGCCGGACTCATCAACCTCCTCAATGCCGGCCCCCTCCACCGTCGACCTG AGATTTTCAAGTCGTTGCTTTACGAAGCTTGCGGTCGGATTGTGAATCCCGTCGGCGGCTCGACCGGGTTGGTTCAGTCCGGAAGCTGGTACCTCTGCGAAGCCGCCGTTGAAGCCGTACTCAGAGGCGAGCCGATTACGCCGGTTTCTGCTGAGTTGGCGCCGGGAAGCTCTAGCGTGAGCGGCGATATCCGCCACGCGGCTAAGAGAGATGGCTCTGTTATTCGCAAGGTTCAGTCTCGGAGGCGGCTCAAGCGGAAGGTGGCCAAGGTTGAGGTACAGTCGGAGACCGAGTTTGGGACTGAGTCGGCTCAGTTGGTTCTGTCTGGACCGCCAGTGAGTCACGATTCGGAGGGAACTCGGCAGCTGCTGAGTCCTGGAGCCGATAGCGGAGAGGAGGACAGCGGATCGGTGGCTTTGGCTGTTAAGCCGAAGCTCGGTGGTGTAGAATTGGAGCTGACTTTGGGCTGGGCGATGTGGACTTTTGACAAGAGCGAACGTTctgaagaagaagatgccaattga